In Kitasatospora sp. NA04385, a single genomic region encodes these proteins:
- a CDS encoding cobalt-precorrin-6A reductase, with protein sequence MHVLILGGTSEARRLADLLAADPALRVTSSLAGRVERPRLPAGEVRVGGFGGPAGLAAWLRAHGVDALLDATHPFAERISRNAALAAADTGVPLLALRRPSWAAQDGDRWHRVASLAAAAQALPGLGTRVFLTTGRQGIAAFAHLDGLSFLARSVEPPVPPMPADTEVLLERGPFTLDGERALLRAHRIEVLVTKDSGSAATAPKLTAARELGLPVVVVDRPAAPAGVRTAPNVAGAADWVRRTIG encoded by the coding sequence ATGCACGTCCTGATCCTCGGCGGCACCAGCGAGGCCCGCCGGCTGGCGGACCTGCTGGCGGCCGACCCGGCGCTGCGGGTGACCAGCTCGCTGGCCGGGCGGGTGGAGCGGCCGCGGCTGCCCGCCGGGGAGGTCCGGGTCGGCGGGTTCGGCGGCCCGGCGGGCCTGGCCGCCTGGCTGCGCGCCCACGGGGTGGACGCGCTGCTGGACGCCACCCACCCCTTCGCCGAGCGGATCAGCCGCAACGCGGCGCTGGCCGCCGCCGACACCGGTGTCCCGCTGCTGGCGCTGCGCCGCCCGAGCTGGGCGGCGCAGGACGGCGACCGGTGGCACCGGGTGGCGAGCCTGGCCGCCGCGGCGCAGGCGCTGCCCGGGCTCGGCACCCGGGTGTTCCTGACCACCGGACGCCAGGGCATCGCGGCCTTCGCGCACCTGGACGGCCTGTCCTTCCTGGCGCGTTCGGTCGAACCGCCGGTGCCGCCGATGCCCGCGGACACCGAAGTGCTGCTGGAGCGCGGCCCGTTCACCCTGGACGGGGAGCGCGCGCTGCTGCGCGCCCACCGCATCGAGGTGCTGGTGACCAAGGACAGCGGCAGCGCCGCCACCGCCCCGAAGCTGACCGCCGCCCGCGAACTGGGCCTGCCCGTGGTGGTGGTGGACCGCCCGGCCGCCCCGGCCGGGGTGCGGACCGCCCCGAACGTGGCCGGGGCGGCCGACTGGGTCAGGCGGACCATCGGCTGA
- a CDS encoding cobalt-precorrin-5B (C(1))-methyltransferase: protein MSGGRKEQLRSSGLRPGWTTGACATAATKAAYTALLGGGFPDPVVITLPRGERPAFALAVEESAPGRAAAGVVKDAGDDPDVTHGALVRSTVRPGPPGSGVVFRAGPGVGTVTKPGLPLAVGEPAVNPVPRQLIREAIAEVAREFGGSGDVEVELSVDHGEEIARRTWNPRLGILGGLSVLGTTGIVVPYSCSAWIDSIRRGIDVARAAGRTHVAGATGSTSEKVVVAEYGLPEDALLDMGDFAGAVLKYLRRHPVPRLTVCGGFAKLSKLAAGHLDLHSGRSQVDKARLAALARECGATEELAARVAAANTALEAVQSCAAAGVPLGDLVAERARATALGVLLGAPVTVDVICIDRAGTIVGRAAPKGP, encoded by the coding sequence GTGAGTGGTGGGCGCAAGGAGCAGTTGCGCAGCAGCGGGTTGCGGCCGGGCTGGACGACGGGCGCGTGTGCGACGGCCGCGACCAAGGCCGCGTACACGGCGCTGCTCGGCGGCGGCTTCCCGGACCCGGTGGTGATCACGCTGCCCCGGGGCGAGCGGCCCGCGTTCGCGCTGGCCGTGGAGGAGTCGGCGCCCGGCCGGGCCGCCGCCGGGGTGGTCAAGGACGCGGGGGACGACCCGGACGTGACGCACGGCGCGCTGGTGCGCTCCACCGTGCGGCCCGGCCCGCCGGGCAGTGGCGTGGTGTTCCGGGCCGGCCCCGGCGTGGGGACGGTCACCAAGCCGGGCCTGCCGCTGGCGGTGGGCGAGCCGGCCGTGAACCCGGTGCCCCGGCAGCTGATCCGCGAGGCGATCGCCGAGGTGGCCCGGGAGTTCGGCGGGTCCGGGGACGTGGAGGTGGAGCTGTCCGTCGACCACGGCGAGGAGATCGCCCGGCGCACCTGGAACCCGCGGCTGGGCATCCTCGGCGGCCTGTCCGTCCTCGGCACCACCGGCATCGTCGTGCCGTACTCGTGCTCGGCGTGGATCGACTCGATCCGCCGCGGCATCGACGTGGCCCGCGCCGCCGGTCGCACCCACGTGGCGGGCGCGACCGGGTCGACCTCGGAGAAGGTCGTGGTCGCCGAGTACGGCCTGCCCGAGGACGCGCTGCTCGACATGGGCGACTTCGCCGGCGCCGTCCTCAAGTACCTGCGCCGGCACCCGGTTCCGCGCCTGACGGTCTGCGGCGGCTTCGCCAAACTGTCCAAGCTCGCGGCCGGCCACCTCGACCTGCACTCCGGCCGCTCCCAGGTCGACAAGGCCCGGCTCGCCGCGCTGGCCCGGGAATGCGGCGCCACCGAGGAGCTGGCGGCCCGGGTCGCCGCCGCCAACACCGCCCTGGAGGCGGTGCAGTCGTGCGCGGCGGCGGGCGTCCCGCTCGGCGACCTGGTGGCCGAACGGGCCCGCGCCACCGCGCTCGGCGTGCTGCTCGGCGCGCCCGTCACGGTCGACGTGATCTGCATCGACCGCGCGGGCACGATCGTCGGCCGGGCCGCCCCGAAGGGCCCCTGA
- a CDS encoding RidA family protein, translated as MSDKIEVRTDGAPAPAWMFSQGVRKGPILQVSGQGPQDPATGEYLYHGDVKAQTRRTLENVKAIVEAGGASIEDVVMFRVYLTKRADFPLMNEVYAQFIEENVPPGGVKPCRTTIFVELPQEPMLVEIDAQAVVTG; from the coding sequence ATGAGCGACAAGATCGAGGTCCGTACCGACGGCGCGCCCGCCCCGGCCTGGATGTTCTCCCAGGGCGTGCGCAAGGGCCCGATCCTGCAGGTCTCCGGCCAGGGCCCGCAGGACCCGGCGACCGGCGAGTACCTGTACCACGGCGACGTGAAGGCGCAGACCCGGCGGACGCTGGAGAACGTCAAGGCGATCGTCGAGGCGGGCGGGGCGAGCATCGAGGACGTGGTGATGTTCCGCGTCTACCTGACCAAGCGCGCCGACTTCCCGCTGATGAACGAGGTGTACGCGCAGTTCATCGAGGAGAACGTCCCGCCGGGCGGGGTGAAGCCCTGCCGCACCACGATCTTCGTCGAACTCCCGCAGGAGCCGATGCTGGTGGAGATCGACGCCCAGGCCGTCGTCACCGGCTGA
- a CDS encoding IclR family transcriptional regulator has product MSQTVTRALRLLAELGEGERSLDQLAELIGVHKTTVLRLLQSLEEERFVHRDAQYRYHLGAGLFALSSLALEQRGIRRTAAPHLAELNAATGQTVHLAAYEGGEVVYIDKYDSRHPVRMYSRIGLRAALHNTAVAKVLLADLSPAERRRVVDGIEFTVHTPNTITSPQALLAELDQVAVQGWAQDHAEHEAFINCVAAPIRDASGRVVAAASISVPDVVLPYEQVLELLPPLLACTRAISADAGLPARGTVH; this is encoded by the coding sequence ATGAGCCAGACCGTCACCCGCGCCCTGCGCCTGCTCGCCGAACTCGGCGAGGGCGAGCGCTCCCTCGACCAGTTGGCCGAGCTGATCGGCGTGCACAAGACCACCGTGCTGCGGCTGCTGCAGAGCCTGGAGGAGGAGCGCTTCGTCCACCGCGACGCCCAGTACCGCTACCACCTCGGCGCGGGCCTGTTCGCGCTCTCCAGCCTCGCCCTGGAGCAGCGCGGCATCCGCCGCACCGCCGCCCCGCACCTCGCCGAACTGAACGCGGCGACCGGCCAGACCGTGCACCTGGCCGCGTACGAGGGCGGCGAGGTGGTCTACATCGACAAGTACGACTCGCGGCACCCGGTGCGGATGTACTCGCGGATCGGGCTGCGCGCGGCGCTGCACAACACGGCGGTGGCCAAGGTGCTGCTGGCCGACCTGTCACCGGCGGAGCGCCGCCGGGTGGTGGACGGCATCGAGTTCACCGTGCACACCCCGAACACGATCACCAGCCCGCAGGCGCTGCTGGCCGAACTGGACCAGGTCGCGGTGCAGGGCTGGGCGCAGGACCACGCCGAGCACGAGGCGTTCATCAACTGCGTGGCCGCGCCGATCCGGGACGCCTCGGGCCGGGTGGTGGCCGCGGCGTCGATATCCGTGCCGGACGTGGTCCTCCCGTACGAGCAGGTGCTCGAACTGCTCCCCCCGCTGCTCGCCTGCACCCGGGCGATCTCCGCCGACGCGGGCCTCCCGGCCCGCGGCACCGTCCACTGA
- a CDS encoding sugar kinase produces MADQDGAGQDHAAAARAVCLGESMAVLLPDRPGPFEAVGGFRPSVGGAESNVAAALAALGVPTAWISRVGSDGFGRRLTGDLAAAGVDVSAVAVDPHRPTGVYLKETGGSGLPHDLGPGRSRLHYYRTGSAASALSPALLDDPAAAALLDAAPLLHLTGITPALSDDCLALVRALLARRRPGRLVSFDLNWRPALWRLRDPAVLPELLDAADVLLLGADEAEEAFGTGDPRALRRLFPSPATLVVKDSGHLVSALDRDGRQVTEPALRVEVVEPTGAGDAFAAGYLAGTLRGLDQRSRLRLGHLAAAGALTAPTDHGALPDAATVAALLAADEDGWAATRVSASGIDSPALPAPVHAPVHAPVHAP; encoded by the coding sequence ATGGCGGATCAGGACGGGGCGGGCCAGGACCATGCGGCCGCCGCCCGGGCCGTGTGCCTGGGCGAGTCGATGGCGGTGCTGCTGCCCGACCGGCCGGGGCCGTTCGAGGCCGTGGGCGGCTTCCGCCCCTCGGTGGGGGGCGCCGAGTCCAACGTGGCGGCGGCACTGGCCGCGCTGGGCGTGCCGACGGCGTGGATCAGCCGGGTCGGCTCGGACGGCTTCGGCCGCCGCCTGACCGGGGACCTGGCCGCGGCGGGGGTGGACGTGTCGGCCGTCGCCGTCGACCCGCACCGCCCGACCGGGGTGTACCTGAAGGAGACCGGCGGCTCCGGCCTGCCGCACGACCTGGGCCCGGGCCGCTCCCGCCTGCACTACTACCGCACCGGCTCGGCGGCCTCCGCGCTCTCCCCCGCACTGCTGGACGACCCGGCGGCCGCAGCCCTGCTGGACGCCGCGCCGCTGCTGCACCTGACCGGCATCACGCCCGCGCTGTCCGACGACTGCCTGGCCCTGGTGCGCGCCCTGCTGGCCCGCCGCCGCCCGGGCCGGCTGGTCTCCTTCGACCTGAACTGGCGCCCGGCGCTGTGGCGCCTGCGCGACCCGGCGGTGCTGCCGGAGCTGCTGGACGCCGCGGACGTGCTGCTGCTGGGCGCGGACGAGGCCGAGGAGGCGTTCGGCACCGGCGACCCGCGGGCGCTGCGCCGGCTCTTCCCGTCCCCGGCCACCCTGGTGGTCAAGGACTCCGGGCACCTGGTCAGCGCGCTCGACCGGGACGGGCGGCAGGTCACCGAACCGGCCCTGCGGGTCGAGGTGGTGGAGCCGACCGGCGCGGGCGACGCGTTCGCGGCCGGCTACCTGGCCGGCACCCTGCGCGGCCTGGACCAGCGCTCCCGGCTGCGCCTGGGCCACCTGGCGGCGGCGGGCGCGCTGACCGCGCCCACCGACCACGGCGCGCTGCCGGACGCGGCGACGGTGGCCGCGCTGCTGGCCGCCGACGAGGACGGCTGGGCGGCGACCCGGGTCTCCGCGTCCGGCATCGACTCCCCCGCCCTGCCCGCTCCCGTCCACGCGCCTGTCCACGCGCCCGTCCACGCGCCCTGA